In a single window of the Zea mays cultivar B73 chromosome 5, Zm-B73-REFERENCE-NAM-5.0, whole genome shotgun sequence genome:
- the LOC103628204 gene encoding tyrosine-sulfated glycopeptide receptor 1, producing MAIRQRPIQLSCHVIGSSPREVTTPLLILLLLLQCLCSRAGACTGEEREALLSVLADLSPPPGDGLNASWRGGSPDCCTWDGVGCGSDGAVTRVWLPRRGLSGTISPALANLSALTHLNLSGNSLGGAFPAALLSLPSAAVVDVSYNRLSGSLPDLPPPVGVLPLQALDVSSNNLAGRFPSAIWAHTPSLVSLNASNNSFHGAIPSFCASATALAVLDLSVNQLGGGIPAGFGNCSQLRVLSVGRNNLTGELPSDVFDVKPLQQLLIPSNKIQGRLDPGRIAKLSNLVSLDLSYNMFTGELPESISQLPKLEELRLGHNNLTGTLPPALSNWTGLRCLDLRSNSFVGDLDAVDFSGLGNLTVFDVAANNFTATIPQSIYSCTSLKALRFGGNQMEGQVAPEIGNLRRLQFLSLTINSFTNISGMFWNLQGCENLTALLVSYNFYGEALLDAGWVGDHLRGLRLLVMENCELTGQIPTWLSKLQDLSILNLGDNRLTGPIPRWIGGMKKLYYLDVSGNLLSGGIPPSLAELPLLTSEQAMANFSTGHMPLTFTLTPNNGAASRQGRGYYQMSGVATTLNFSNNYLTGTIPREIGRLVTLQVLNVGNNNLSGGIPPELCSLTKLQFLILRRNRLTGPIPPALNRLNFLAVFSVSYNDLEGPIPTGGQFDAFPPGSFRENPKLCGKVIAVPCTKPNAGGVSASSKLVSKRTLVTIVLAVCSGVVAIVVLAGCMVIAVRRVKPKGSVDDAGKFAEASMFDSTTDLYGDDSKDTVLFMSEAGGDAARHVTFSDILMATNNLGPASIIGSGGYGLVYLAELEDGTRLAVKKLNGDMCLADREFRAEVETLSSASARHENLVPLQGFCIRGRLRLLLYPYMANGSLHDWLHDRPGGAEALRWRDRLRIARGTSRGVLHIHEHCTPRIVHRDIKSSNILLDESGEARVADFGLARLILPDRTHVTTELVGTPGYIPPEYGQAWVATRRGDVYSFGVVLLELLTGRRPVELVPAQRQQWELVGWVARMRSQGRHADVLDHRLRGGGDEAQMLYVLDLACLCVDAAPFSRPAIQEVVSWLENVDTIGAPSEDVKISGGHGQT from the coding sequence ATGGCGATTCGGCAGCGGCCTATACAGCTGAGTTGCCATGTCATCGGCTCATCGCCTCGAGAGGTGACGACACCGCTACTaatcctgctgctgctgctgcaatgTCTCTGCAGCCGCGCCGGCGCGTGCacgggggaggagagggaggcccTGCTGTCCGTCCTCGCCGACCTCTCGCCGCCGCCCGGCGACGGCCTGAACGCGTCGTGGCGCGGCGGCTCGCCCGACTGCTGCACGTGGGACGGCGTGGGCTGCGGCAGCGATGGCGCGGTCACGCGCGTCTGGCTGCCGCGCCGCGGGCTCAGCGGCACCATCTCGCCGGCGCTCGCCAACCTCAGCGCGCTCACGCACCTCAACCTCTCCGGCAACAGCCTCGGCGGCGCGTTCCCGGCGGCGCTGCTCTCGCTGCCCAGTGCCGCCGTTGTCGACGTCAGCTACAACCGCCTGTCCGGCTCGCTGCCGGACCTGCCGCCGCCCGTGGGCGTGCTGCCGCTGCAGGCGCTCGACGTGTCCAGCAACAACCTGGCGGGGCGGTTCCCTTCCGCGATATGGGCCCACACGCCGAGCCTCGTGTCCCTCAACGCGAGCAACAACAGCTTCCATGGCGCGATCCCGTCGTTCTGCGCGAGCGCCACGGCCCTCGCCGTCCTTGACCTCTCCGTGAACCAGCTCGGCGGAGGCATCCCCGCCGGGTTCGGCAACTGCTCGCAGCTGCGTGTCCTCAGCGTCGGCCGGAACAACCTAACCGGAGAGCTCCCCAGCGACGTCTTCGACGTGAAGCCGCTGCAGCAGCTGCTGATCCCGTCGAACAAGATACAGGGGAGGCTCGACCCCGGACGCATCGCCAAGCTGAGCAACCTCGTCTCTCTCGACCTCAGCTACAACATGTTCACCGGAGAGCTGCCCGAGTCCATCAGCCAGCTGCCCAAGCTGGAGGAGCTCCGGCTTGGGCACAACAACCTGACCGGGACGCTCCCGCCAGCGCTCAGCAACTGGACCGGGCTCCGGTGCCTCGACCTCCGGTCGAACAGCTTTGTCGGGGACCTCGACGCCGTTGACTTCTCCGGCCTCGGCAACCTCACCGTCTTCGACGTGGCCGCCAACAACTTCACCGCCACGATCCCGCAGAGCATCTACTCCTGCACGTCGCTGAAGGCGCTCCGCTTTGGCGGCAACCAGATGGAAGGGCAGGTCGCGCCGGAGATCGGCAACCTGCGCCGGCTCCAGTTCCTGTCCTTGACCATAAACTCGTTCACCAACATCAGCGGCATGTTCTGGAACCTCCAGGGGTGCGAGAACCTCACCGCGCTTCTAGTGTCGTACAACTTCTACGGCGAGGCCCTGCTGGACGCCGGCTGGGTCGGGGACCATCTCAGGGGTCTCCGGCTTCTGGTGATGGAGAACTGCGAGCTGACGGGTCAGATACCAACGTGGCTGTCGAAGCTGCAGGACCTCAGTATCTTGAATCTCGGCGATAACCGCCTCACCGGCCCGATCCCGCGCTGGATCGGCGGCATGAAGAAGCTCTACTACCTGGACGTGTCCGGCAATCTGCTGTCCGGTGGGATTCCGCCGTCGCTGGCGGAGTTGCCGCTTCTCACGTCGGAGCAGGCCATGGCAAACTTCAGCACAGGCCACATGCCACTCACCTTCACCCTGACGCCCAACAACGGAGCGGCGAGCAGGCAAGGCCGCGGGTACTACCAGATGTCCGGCGTCGCCACGACGCTCAACTTCAGCAACAACTACCTCACCGGCACGATACCGCGCGAGATCGGGCGGCTGGTGACTCTGCAGGTGCTTAACGTCGGCAACAACAACCTCTCCGGCGGAATCCCGCCGGAGCTCTGCAGCCTTACCAAGCTGCAGTTTCTGATCCTGCGCCGGAACCGTCTGACGGGGCCAATCCCGCCGGCGCTCAACCGGCTCAACTTCCTCGCCGTCTTCAGCGTCTCGTACAACGATCTGGAGGGGCCGATTCCGACGGGCGGCCAGTTCGACGCGTTCCCGCCGGGGAGCTTTCGGGAGAACCCCAAGCTCTGCGGCAAGGTGATCGCCGTCCCGTGTACGAAGCCCAATGCCGGAGGCGTGTCGGCTTCGTCCAAACTAGTTAGCAAAAGGACTCTCGTGACCATCGTCCTTGCAGTTTGCTCTGGAGTGGTCGCCATCGTCGTCTTGGCAGGATGCATGGTGATCGCCGTCAGGAGGGTGAAACCGAAGGGgtcagtcgacgacgccggcaagtTTGCGGAGGCGTCCATGTTCGACTCGACGACAGACTTATACGGCGACGACTCCAAGGACACGGTCCTGTTCATGTCGGAGGCCGGCGGCGACGCGGCGAGGCATGTCACGTTCTCGGACATCCTCATGGCGACCAACAACTTGGGCCCGGCGAGCATCATCGGGTCGGGCGGCTATGGCCTGGTGTACCTCGCGGAGCTGGAGGACGGCACGCGCCTCGCGGTGAAGAAGCTCAACGGCGACATGTGCCTGGCGGATCGCGAGTTCCGCGCGGAGGTGGAGACGCTGTCGTCGGCGTCGGCGCGGCACGAGAACCTGGTCCCGCTCCAGGGCTTCTGCATCCGCGGCCGGCTGCGGCTGCTGCTGTACCCGTACATGGCAAACGGCAGCCTGCACGACTGGCTCCACGACCGGCCCGGCGGCGCGGAGGCGCTGCGGTGGCGGGACCGGCTCCGGATCGCGCGGGGCACGAGCCGCGGCGTGCTCCACATCCACGAGCACTGCACGCCGCGGATCGTGCACCGGGACATCAAGTCCAGCAACATCCTCCTGGACGAGTCCGGCGAGGCCCGGGTGGCGGACTTCGGGCTCGCCAGGCTGATCCTCCCCGACCGCACCCACGTGACGACGGAGCTGGTGGGCACGCCGGGGTACATCCCGCCGGAGTACGGGCAGGCGTGGGTGGCCACGCGGCGCGGGGACGTGTACAGCTTCGGCGTCGTGCTGCTGGAGCTGCTCACGGGCAGGCGCCCCGTGGAGCTGGTGCCGGCGCAGCGGCAGCAGTGGGAGCTGGTCGGGTGGGTGGCGCGGATGCGGTCACAGGGGAGACACGCGGATGTGCTGGACCACCGGctcaggggcggcggcgacgaggCGCAGATGCTGTACGTGCTCGACCTCGCCTGCCTCTGCGTCGACGCCGCGCCCTTCAGCCGGCCGGCGATACAGGAGGTGGTCAGCTGGCTCGAGAACGTCGACACCATCGGCGCGCCGTCCGAAGATGTAAAAATCTCGGGTGGCCACGGACaaacttga
- the LOC100274986 gene encoding uncharacterized protein LOC100274986 has protein sequence MDSRAFFLSGRGRPPEGSSRQPRLLTFALELYVQKSNFAVRRLSCYPSLGRHQTSEVATEYLFPEPRSGGKKAKATADQAPKIRVSSGHLWREWQARSVAD, from the exons ATGGATTCGCGCGCGTTCTTCCTTTCTGGGCGAGGGCGACCACCGGAAGGCAGCAGCCGGCAACCGCGACTGTTGACATTTGCGTTAGAG CTCTACGTGCAAAAGTCCAACTTCGCTGTACGAAGGCTTAGCTGTTATCCTTCTCTGGGTCGTCATCAAACTTCGGAAGTTGCCACAGAATATCTTTTTCCAGAGCCCAG ATCTGGGGGGAAAAAGGCGAAAGCAACAGCCGATCAGGCGCCCAAGATTCGCGTTTCCAGTGGGCACTTGTGGAGGGAGTGGCAG GCGCGGTCTGTGGCTGATTGA
- the LOC100274986 gene encoding uncharacterized protein isoform X1 produces MDSRAFFLSGRGRPPEGSSRQPRLLTFALELYVQKSNFAVRRLSCYPSLGRHQTSEVATEYLFPEPRSGGKKAKATADQAPKIRVSSGHLWREWQVHRRALHTHLGSAVCG; encoded by the exons ATGGATTCGCGCGCGTTCTTCCTTTCTGGGCGAGGGCGACCACCGGAAGGCAGCAGCCGGCAACCGCGACTGTTGACATTTGCGTTAGAG CTCTACGTGCAAAAGTCCAACTTCGCTGTACGAAGGCTTAGCTGTTATCCTTCTCTGGGTCGTCATCAAACTTCGGAAGTTGCCACAGAATATCTTTTTCCAGAGCCCAG ATCTGGGGGGAAAAAGGCGAAAGCAACAGCCGATCAGGCGCCCAAGATTCGCGTTTCCAGTGGGCACTTGTGGAGGGAGTGGCAGGTGCATCGAAGAGCACTACACACTCATCTTGGCA GCGCGGTCTGTGGCTGA